The Streptomyces europaeiscabiei genome window below encodes:
- a CDS encoding DUF6223 family protein, whose product MSATDVLMVAAEGGVIGNGRTGANLALGVGAIGVALGRLALARVAGRISTGNARTGAMAAMAVGLVGTALAALHLATAHGGPGTGNGILGAIAAIPLGLIALVLGGRALARSRRPARTADSFQHEREFGSAS is encoded by the coding sequence ATGAGCGCAACAGATGTCCTGATGGTGGCCGCCGAGGGGGGAGTCATCGGCAACGGGCGGACGGGGGCCAATCTGGCCCTTGGGGTGGGGGCGATCGGCGTGGCCCTTGGCCGGCTGGCTCTGGCCCGCGTCGCGGGCCGTATCAGCACCGGCAACGCGCGCACCGGCGCCATGGCGGCCATGGCGGTGGGCCTGGTCGGCACGGCCCTCGCGGCGCTGCACCTGGCCACCGCCCATGGTGGCCCCGGCACCGGCAACGGGATTCTGGGAGCCATCGCTGCCATCCCCTTGGGGCTGATCGCCCTGGTCCTCGGCGGGCGCGCTCTCGCTCGCTCCCGACGGCCTGCGCGGACCGCCGACAGCTTCCAACACGAGCGGGAGTTCGGGTCCGCCTCATGA
- a CDS encoding sensor histidine kinase, with protein sequence MDTGRFRVPAGAMDWAIAVSVAALLLGTGLWEQHRAGKLELFGSVLLVAGGLALLARRRAPIAVLAITGLCAVGYEAAGFEVLAVSYLVAVYGAVRAGHRALTVAVSVSLLVVLPLTALVFREGPPREAFAQARNVLEIAWLIAAFAAGEALRQAERRADEAERTREETARRRADEERLRIARELHDSLTHQISIIKVQSEVAVHVARRRGEHVPETLLAIQTAGREATRELRATLEALRGDDTTPPQGLEQVPELVERARSMGLGATLTIEGPRHDVPAAVGRTAYRIVQEALTNTARHACATTAAVRIEYRFDALCVQVDDDGKATPDNAPAPGLGLIGMHERVTALGGQLRAQPRTEHGFTVQAELPVERAS encoded by the coding sequence ATGGACACAGGGCGTTTTCGTGTCCCGGCCGGTGCCATGGACTGGGCGATTGCCGTCAGCGTGGCGGCACTGCTGCTGGGAACCGGGCTGTGGGAGCAGCATCGGGCCGGAAAGCTCGAACTGTTCGGCTCCGTGCTGCTGGTGGCGGGCGGCCTGGCGCTGCTCGCGCGTCGCAGGGCTCCGATCGCCGTGCTGGCCATCACCGGCCTGTGCGCGGTGGGCTACGAGGCGGCGGGATTCGAGGTGCTCGCTGTCTCGTACCTGGTTGCGGTGTACGGCGCCGTGCGGGCCGGGCACCGTGCCCTGACGGTGGCGGTATCCGTGTCTTTGCTCGTCGTCCTTCCTCTCACGGCGCTGGTCTTCCGCGAAGGGCCGCCGCGCGAGGCGTTCGCACAGGCCCGGAACGTACTGGAGATCGCCTGGCTGATCGCCGCCTTTGCCGCCGGGGAGGCGCTGCGGCAGGCCGAGCGGCGGGCGGACGAAGCCGAGCGCACCCGGGAGGAGACCGCTAGGCGCCGCGCGGATGAGGAGCGGCTGCGCATCGCGCGGGAGTTGCACGATTCCCTCACCCACCAGATTTCGATCATCAAGGTGCAGTCCGAGGTCGCCGTCCACGTAGCCCGCAGGCGCGGTGAGCACGTACCCGAGACGCTGCTCGCGATCCAGACGGCGGGGCGGGAGGCGACCCGGGAGCTACGCGCGACTCTGGAGGCCCTGCGTGGCGACGACACCACCCCGCCGCAGGGCCTTGAGCAGGTACCGGAACTGGTGGAGCGCGCCCGTTCGATGGGCCTCGGCGCGACGCTGACGATCGAAGGACCACGGCACGACGTGCCGGCCGCGGTGGGCCGGACCGCCTACCGCATCGTCCAGGAGGCACTGACCAACACCGCACGGCATGCCTGCGCCACCACCGCGGCAGTCCGGATCGAATACCGATTCGACGCGCTGTGCGTCCAGGTGGACGACGACGGCAAGGCCACTCCTGATAACGCCCCGGCCCCCGGCCTCGGGCTGATCGGCATGCACGAACGCGTCACCGCCCTTGGCGGCCAGTTGCGCGCGCAGCCGCGCACCGAGCACGGTTTCACCGTCCAGGCCGAACTCCCCGTGGAACGAGCATCATGA
- a CDS encoding response regulator transcription factor, with protein MIRVLLVDDQPLIRSGFRALLDLEDDIDVVAEAADGEEALVLIKERLPDVALIDIQMPVMDGIETTRRIAADPALADVHVVILTNYGMDEYVLDALRAGAAGFLVKDILPEDLLHAVRVAARGDALLAPSITRKLIHRYVTQPLPTISAALEELTSREREAVALAAQGLSNDQIAGHMVISPMTAKTHINRAMTKLRTRDRAQLVVLAYESGLVTPRNR; from the coding sequence ATGATCCGTGTCCTGCTGGTCGACGACCAGCCGCTCATCCGCAGCGGCTTCCGCGCGCTTCTCGACCTCGAGGACGACATCGACGTGGTGGCCGAAGCCGCCGATGGCGAAGAGGCGTTGGTGCTCATCAAGGAGCGTCTGCCCGACGTCGCGCTCATCGACATCCAGATGCCGGTCATGGACGGCATCGAGACGACCCGGCGCATCGCCGCGGACCCGGCCCTGGCCGACGTGCACGTCGTCATACTGACCAACTACGGCATGGACGAATACGTCCTCGACGCGCTGCGCGCCGGCGCCGCCGGGTTCCTGGTCAAGGACATCCTGCCGGAGGACCTCCTGCACGCCGTACGAGTAGCCGCCCGCGGCGACGCTCTGCTCGCCCCGTCCATCACCCGCAAGCTGATCCACCGGTACGTCACCCAGCCGCTCCCCACCATCAGTGCCGCGCTGGAGGAGCTGACCAGCCGCGAGCGCGAAGCGGTCGCCCTGGCCGCACAGGGCCTGTCCAACGACCAGATCGCCGGCCACATGGTGATCAGCCCGATGACCGCGAAAACCCACATCAACCGGGCCATGACCAAACTCCGCACCCGCGACCGGGCCCAACTCGTGGTCCTCGCCTACGAATCCGGCCTGGTCACCCCGCGCAACCGCTGA
- a CDS encoding substrate-binding domain-containing protein, with translation MPVIYISQHVKGRPSVYVDDVAAACKATRHLINLGHRRIAFAHTVNARGFSFSSRERLIGYQQALTEADMPLDDDLVVTTSPRDKRGTTQAVGNLLSLREPPTAIFAEQDELAAAVVATLRTVQIEVPQRVSVLGFDDQLMAEWLDLSTVAQSPSDMGRAAAELALELINDPEADRGRHVVLPTHLIPRGTTAPPPALHREQESSGGLPDGAGRRS, from the coding sequence ATGCCGGTCATCTACATCAGCCAGCACGTCAAAGGCCGTCCCAGCGTCTACGTCGACGACGTTGCCGCCGCCTGCAAGGCCACCCGCCACCTGATCAACCTCGGACACCGCCGGATCGCCTTCGCCCACACCGTCAACGCCCGCGGCTTCAGCTTCAGTTCACGCGAGCGCCTCATCGGCTACCAACAGGCGCTCACCGAGGCGGACATGCCCCTGGACGACGACCTCGTGGTCACCACCTCGCCTCGCGACAAACGCGGCACCACTCAGGCGGTCGGAAACCTGCTGAGCCTGCGCGAACCACCCACCGCGATCTTCGCCGAGCAGGACGAACTGGCCGCCGCTGTCGTCGCGACCCTGCGCACCGTGCAGATCGAGGTACCCCAGCGCGTCTCCGTCCTCGGCTTCGACGACCAGCTGATGGCCGAATGGCTCGACCTGTCCACCGTGGCCCAGTCCCCGTCCGACATGGGTCGCGCCGCCGCCGAACTGGCATTGGAACTCATCAACGACCCCGAGGCGGACCGCGGCCGACACGTCGTCCTGCCCACTCACCTGATCCCACGAGGAACCACGGCCCCGCCACCAGCCCTCCACCGCGAGCAGGAGAGTTCCGGCGGACTTCCGGACGGCGCGGGCCGCAGGTCCTGA
- a CDS encoding NADP-dependent oxidoreductase, which translates to MKAILFDRFGGTEVLREADIEVPRPGPGQIRVRVRAAGLNALDGKIRSGAMEAVFPTPLPAVPGGELAGVVDALGEGVRDVQVSDEVLGWSDTGSYAEYALATTVAPKPAGLDWQHAVALPVAGATAERVLDLLGVAAGETVLMHGAAGAVGTLAVQLATARGARVIGTAGPSNQEYLTALGATATLYGEGLVERVRALAPEGVDAVFDLAGKGALEDSIALRGGTERIVTIADFRAHQLGITFASSPKERSAARLAALAQAAATGKVVTTVTAYPLDQAATAQQVSDAGHVRGKLVLTLD; encoded by the coding sequence ATGAAAGCCATCCTGTTCGACCGTTTCGGTGGCACGGAAGTGCTGCGCGAGGCGGACATCGAGGTCCCGCGGCCCGGCCCCGGGCAGATCCGCGTCCGCGTCAGGGCGGCCGGGCTGAACGCGCTGGACGGCAAGATCCGCTCGGGGGCGATGGAGGCCGTGTTCCCCACGCCGCTCCCCGCCGTCCCCGGCGGAGAGCTCGCCGGTGTGGTGGACGCCCTGGGTGAGGGCGTGCGGGATGTGCAGGTGAGTGACGAGGTGCTGGGCTGGTCGGACACCGGCTCGTACGCCGAGTACGCGCTGGCCACCACCGTGGCCCCCAAGCCCGCCGGACTCGACTGGCAGCACGCGGTCGCGCTGCCGGTGGCGGGCGCGACGGCCGAGCGGGTCCTGGACCTGCTCGGCGTCGCCGCCGGGGAGACCGTGCTGATGCACGGCGCGGCCGGAGCGGTCGGAACCCTGGCGGTCCAGCTCGCCACGGCCCGCGGGGCGCGTGTCATCGGCACCGCCGGCCCCTCCAACCAGGAATACCTCACCGCGCTCGGCGCCACCGCGACCCTCTACGGCGAGGGCCTGGTCGAACGGGTCCGGGCGCTCGCCCCCGAGGGCGTGGACGCGGTGTTCGACCTGGCCGGGAAGGGAGCCCTTGAGGACTCGATCGCCCTGCGGGGCGGCACCGAGCGCATCGTCACCATCGCCGACTTCCGCGCGCACCAGCTCGGCATCACCTTCGCCAGCAGTCCGAAGGAACGCTCGGCCGCCCGCCTGGCCGCCCTGGCCCAGGCCGCCGCGACCGGCAAGGTCGTCACCACCGTCACCGCCTACCCGCTCGACCAGGCCGCCACCGCCCAGCAGGTCAGCGACGCCGGGCATGTCCGGGGAAAGCTCGTCCTCACCCTCGACTGA
- a CDS encoding alkene reductase produces the protein MLHSLWTPTTVGGISLPHRLVMAPMTRDRSTPEGVPTELNAEYYAQRASHALTITEGTQPSTDGQGYLLTPGIHNDEQIAGWRKVTDAVHAADGRIVIQLMHTGRIAHPANTPHGRRPVAPSAIRPQGAMFTASGPQEMPTPRALSTQEAAATVDDFRRAAAAAVAAGADGVEIHGANGYLVHQFLSDNTNQRTDRYGGSLDNRIRFAVEVATAVADEIGADRTGLRISPGNPYNDIAESDTAELYPALMRALGPLGLAYLHVIHADDDALLGTLRALWPTTLILNRAGTDLPTRAKDIDHGTADLVSVGALALANPDLVERLRSDAPLNTPDPATFYGGGVAGYTDYPTYTV, from the coding sequence ATGCTGCACTCCCTGTGGACACCGACCACCGTCGGTGGCATCTCCCTCCCGCACCGCCTGGTCATGGCCCCCATGACCCGTGACCGCTCCACACCTGAAGGCGTCCCCACCGAGCTGAACGCCGAGTACTACGCCCAGCGGGCCTCGCACGCGCTCACCATCACCGAGGGCACCCAGCCCTCCACCGACGGCCAGGGCTACCTCCTCACCCCCGGCATCCACAACGACGAGCAGATCGCCGGCTGGCGCAAGGTCACCGACGCCGTGCACGCGGCCGACGGCCGGATCGTCATCCAGCTGATGCACACCGGACGCATCGCCCACCCCGCCAACACCCCCCACGGGCGCCGGCCGGTCGCCCCTTCGGCGATCCGGCCGCAGGGCGCGATGTTCACCGCGTCCGGGCCCCAGGAGATGCCGACGCCCCGTGCCCTGTCGACGCAGGAGGCCGCGGCGACCGTCGACGACTTCCGCCGCGCCGCAGCGGCCGCCGTCGCGGCAGGCGCCGACGGCGTGGAGATCCACGGCGCCAACGGCTACCTGGTGCACCAGTTCCTGTCCGACAACACCAACCAGCGCACCGACCGCTACGGCGGTTCCCTCGACAACCGCATCCGCTTCGCCGTCGAGGTCGCCACCGCCGTGGCCGACGAGATCGGCGCCGACCGCACCGGCCTGCGCATCTCCCCCGGCAACCCCTACAACGACATCGCCGAGTCCGACACCGCCGAGCTGTATCCGGCGCTCATGCGTGCCCTCGGCCCGCTCGGCCTCGCCTACCTCCACGTGATCCACGCCGACGACGACGCACTGCTGGGCACCCTGCGCGCACTGTGGCCGACCACGCTGATCCTCAACCGGGCCGGCACCGACCTGCCCACGCGCGCCAAGGACATCGACCACGGCACGGCCGACCTGGTCTCCGTCGGCGCCCTCGCGCTCGCCAACCCGGACCTGGTCGAGCGGCTACGCTCTGACGCGCCGCTGAACACCCCCGACCCGGCGACCTTCTACGGCGGCGGAGTGGCCGGATACACCGACTACCCCACCTACACCGTCTGA
- a CDS encoding MarR family winged helix-turn-helix transcriptional regulator — protein sequence MTAPTPRTPTTADEGPMSYAIFQLARAHRARAAAMLREMDLHLGQELLLMHLLDRDGQTQSELLESVGLDHSTVSKSLRRMQDSGLLVREPAEHDRRVMVVHLTDKGRAMREPLAAMWRALEETSALNLSAQQAESFVRTAYAIADAINGRALPQEESE from the coding sequence ATGACCGCCCCCACACCCCGCACCCCGACCACGGCCGACGAGGGGCCGATGAGCTACGCGATCTTCCAGCTCGCCCGCGCTCACCGGGCCCGCGCCGCCGCCATGCTCCGCGAGATGGACCTGCATCTCGGACAGGAACTGCTGCTGATGCACCTCCTCGACCGGGACGGTCAGACCCAGTCCGAGCTGCTCGAAAGCGTCGGCCTGGACCACTCCACCGTCTCCAAGTCCCTACGCCGCATGCAGGACTCCGGCCTGCTCGTCCGCGAGCCGGCCGAACACGACCGGCGCGTCATGGTCGTCCACCTCACCGACAAGGGCCGTGCCATGCGCGAGCCCCTGGCAGCCATGTGGCGGGCCCTGGAGGAGACCTCCGCGCTGAACCTGTCGGCGCAGCAGGCAGAGTCCTTCGTCCGCACCGCCTACGCCATCGCCGACGCGATCAACGGCCGCGCTCTTCCGCAAGAAGAGTCCGAGTAA
- a CDS encoding sialidase family protein, which yields MAVVIRKRGWTVLMTALALAVLTGLLMPGPASAEGTSAEKTVYTNTVTGGDGPRTPDIISTSASNAVVAWREGLRPGNRDMGYMRYSYTTDGGATWSRPLTLAQETDQYAWHYVMLYKSGSELFAFLGRTPVADTSETDGDGWNNDGLPITATVVKRSTDEGHTWQDYPVTMPTIGNLAISGRPIKLANGNTVLPYWGTGRENGVLIATNPDLKTWTKGGTVSNGNATGVKAGENQIVVSPDDPNTLIMVARADNANAMTATSTNGGASWTAFTAATGLPSNNAARSYFGKDSNGQLLYIYTTGDTNTRPALYYKTKRPGATAWSAAKFFADGPVSQEDPTPAGTGAGWDTYPMADEYAPGKFFVTWEFDTTRIKVNKLDISDAP from the coding sequence ATGGCTGTGGTGATCCGCAAGCGCGGCTGGACCGTGCTCATGACCGCACTCGCCCTCGCCGTCCTGACCGGCCTGCTGATGCCGGGCCCGGCCTCCGCCGAGGGCACGTCGGCCGAGAAGACCGTGTACACCAACACGGTGACCGGCGGCGACGGCCCCCGTACCCCGGACATCATCAGCACGAGCGCCAGCAACGCGGTCGTGGCCTGGCGGGAAGGCCTGCGGCCCGGCAACCGGGACATGGGCTACATGCGGTACTCCTACACCACCGACGGTGGCGCGACCTGGAGCCGCCCCCTGACGCTGGCCCAGGAGACAGACCAGTACGCCTGGCACTACGTGATGCTCTACAAGTCGGGCAGCGAGCTGTTCGCGTTCCTCGGGCGCACCCCGGTCGCGGACACGAGCGAGACGGACGGGGACGGCTGGAACAACGACGGCCTTCCGATCACCGCCACCGTCGTCAAGCGCAGCACCGACGAGGGCCACACCTGGCAGGACTACCCCGTCACCATGCCGACCATCGGCAACCTCGCCATCTCCGGCCGTCCGATCAAGCTGGCCAACGGCAACACCGTCCTCCCGTACTGGGGCACGGGCCGGGAGAACGGGGTGCTGATCGCCACGAACCCGGACCTGAAGACCTGGACGAAGGGCGGCACCGTCTCGAACGGGAACGCCACCGGGGTCAAGGCCGGTGAGAACCAGATCGTCGTCTCGCCGGACGACCCGAACACGCTGATCATGGTCGCCCGCGCCGACAACGCCAACGCCATGACGGCCACGAGTACCAACGGCGGCGCGAGCTGGACGGCCTTCACAGCCGCCACCGGTCTGCCGAGCAACAACGCGGCCAGGAGCTACTTCGGCAAGGACAGCAACGGCCAGCTCTTGTACATCTACACGACCGGCGACACCAACACCCGCCCGGCCCTCTACTACAAGACCAAGCGCCCCGGCGCGACGGCTTGGAGCGCGGCCAAGTTCTTCGCCGACGGCCCCGTGAGCCAGGAGGACCCGACACCGGCCGGCACCGGCGCGGGCTGGGACACGTACCCGATGGCCGACGAGTACGCGCCGGGCAAGTTCTTCGTCACCTGGGAGTTCGACACCACCCGCATCAAGGTGAACAAGCTGGACATCTCCGACGCTCCCTGA
- a CDS encoding RICIN domain-containing protein, whose product MRRRIAATMAAIAMLNAPLLTGSALTGTASAAETAEAVVNARLYNMGTGLCLANPGSDQDQGTVMIQWTCSNSDSNYWSLQPMTGGGYHVVNKASGQCLAIPSGSTTLGVKAIQWPCQDTQNDEQVWVHDGLDQLRNARTGLCLAIPNSTTTAGTEAIQWNCDAVTETAPNLDREWLW is encoded by the coding sequence ATGAGAAGACGCATCGCCGCCACCATGGCGGCCATCGCGATGCTGAACGCGCCTCTGCTCACCGGCTCTGCCCTGACCGGCACGGCGTCGGCGGCCGAGACAGCCGAGGCAGTCGTCAACGCCCGCCTCTACAACATGGGCACCGGCCTCTGTCTGGCCAACCCGGGCTCCGACCAGGACCAGGGCACCGTGATGATCCAGTGGACGTGCAGCAACAGCGACAGCAACTACTGGTCCCTCCAGCCGATGACCGGCGGCGGCTACCACGTGGTCAACAAGGCGAGCGGCCAGTGTCTGGCCATCCCCAGCGGGAGCACGACGCTCGGCGTCAAGGCCATCCAGTGGCCGTGCCAGGACACGCAGAACGACGAGCAGGTCTGGGTCCACGACGGGCTCGACCAGCTGAGGAACGCCAGGACCGGACTGTGCCTGGCCATCCCCAACAGCACCACGACCGCCGGCACGGAGGCCATCCAGTGGAACTGCGACGCCGTGACCGAGACGGCTCCGAACCTGGACCGGGAATGGCTGTGGTGA
- a CDS encoding RICIN domain-containing protein, whose translation MIMKSLTKLSAVAATGVCAVAFATPANAAATAYETLYNAATAKCLAVPGANTANGVGLVQWTCSGNSEQQWQLESVAGGNGDRYIVRNLNSNKCLAMPNASTAIGTQAIQWTCNGGSEQIWIHDSANRLRNLNSDKCLAIPNSSTTNGTEAIQWTCTTSGDQVWVW comes from the coding sequence ATGATCATGAAGTCACTGACGAAGCTCTCGGCAGTCGCGGCCACGGGGGTGTGCGCCGTCGCCTTCGCCACACCGGCCAACGCGGCAGCGACCGCCTACGAGACGCTCTACAACGCCGCGACCGCGAAGTGTCTGGCCGTCCCCGGCGCGAACACGGCCAACGGCGTCGGTCTGGTCCAGTGGACATGCAGCGGCAACAGCGAGCAGCAGTGGCAACTGGAGTCGGTCGCGGGCGGAAACGGCGACCGGTACATCGTCAGAAACCTGAACAGCAACAAGTGTCTCGCCATGCCGAACGCCAGCACGGCCATCGGCACCCAGGCCATCCAGTGGACCTGCAACGGCGGCAGCGAACAGATCTGGATCCACGACAGCGCCAACCGCTTGCGCAACCTGAACAGCGACAAGTGCCTGGCCATCCCCAACTCCAGCACCACCAACGGCACCGAGGCAATCCAGTGGACCTGCACCACCAGCGGCGACCAGGTGTGGGTCTGGTAG
- a CDS encoding DUF5819 family protein, whose translation MAWHVAAVFLALAPENGISQTYREQIDGYSRPTFARDWKLFAPNPLQENTAVWARVESASPDGRRRVSNWVDLTGQDIAAIRGNPVPSHAHQNLLRRAWDFYAKTHDLRDGRRVDRRGDLSEQYLKRIALQRLGRGDSGGTQTVAIQFRQQLTPVQPPHWDTRDAGTGVMVRAAAPGTQPWWPVREHDYEGLGL comes from the coding sequence GTGGCCTGGCACGTAGCGGCGGTGTTCCTTGCGCTCGCGCCGGAGAACGGGATCTCACAGACATACAGGGAACAGATCGACGGGTATTCCAGACCCACATTCGCCAGGGACTGGAAACTGTTCGCTCCCAACCCCCTCCAGGAGAACACCGCGGTCTGGGCACGCGTCGAGTCGGCGTCCCCCGACGGCCGCCGCCGGGTGAGCAATTGGGTCGACCTCACCGGGCAGGACATCGCGGCCATCAGGGGCAACCCCGTGCCGAGCCACGCGCATCAGAACCTGCTCCGCCGCGCCTGGGATTTCTACGCGAAGACGCACGACCTGCGCGACGGTCGCCGTGTGGACCGGCGCGGTGACCTGTCGGAGCAGTATCTGAAGCGGATCGCGCTCCAGCGCCTCGGCCGCGGGGACAGCGGCGGCACTCAAACCGTCGCCATCCAGTTCCGGCAGCAGTTGACACCGGTGCAACCACCCCATTGGGACACGCGCGACGCGGGCACCGGTGTCATGGTCCGCGCGGCGGCTCCCGGGACGCAGCCCTGGTGGCCGGTGAGGGAACACGACTACGAAGGGCTGGGGTTGTGA
- a CDS encoding HTTM domain-containing protein has product MTKRLTDLTTRMTVLLDLATRARFPYQAATVRIGFSLVFAAFLIREWPHRRSLYGDHSPWSQEMALRVIGEDQAFTALAWWPGHWWFETVYHGTLLAALLLMVGWRTRAMSALFMVGVLSLEFRAPYLGDGGDSVFISMAVYLVLIRCGEVWSLDARRRRTGADDRSGPLLWQLTGVLLGLVLGLPDFGWAGLLWALWVGCGLRFAADRWFPQHEARTVLDGLAAMLHNLGMLVIAVQVCFIYATAGWYKIQGSRWQEGSALHYALHLDHFRPWPMLSDLLAAGMIPVVLLAYATVVVQVAFPFTLASRKIKNTLLAVMMAEHAGIAVVLGLPFLSAAMIVCDALFLPTALLLWIDARLSRRGLRSGGGRKVPAAVPSIPEGRRPEPAKAPSGATPP; this is encoded by the coding sequence GTGACCAAGCGCCTCACCGATCTCACGACGCGTATGACCGTCCTCCTCGACCTCGCTACCCGGGCCCGATTTCCCTACCAGGCCGCCACGGTCCGGATCGGCTTCTCTCTCGTCTTCGCGGCCTTCCTCATCCGCGAATGGCCCCACCGCCGGTCTCTCTACGGCGACCACAGCCCCTGGTCGCAGGAAATGGCTCTGCGCGTCATCGGCGAGGACCAGGCCTTCACCGCACTGGCCTGGTGGCCGGGCCACTGGTGGTTCGAGACCGTCTACCACGGCACCCTCCTGGCGGCACTGCTGCTCATGGTCGGCTGGCGCACCCGTGCCATGTCGGCGCTCTTCATGGTCGGCGTGCTGTCCCTGGAGTTCCGCGCCCCCTACCTGGGGGACGGCGGTGACAGCGTCTTCATCAGCATGGCGGTCTATCTCGTCCTCATCCGCTGCGGCGAGGTCTGGTCACTGGACGCACGCCGTCGGCGCACAGGTGCGGATGACCGGTCCGGTCCGTTGCTGTGGCAGCTGACGGGCGTACTGCTGGGACTGGTGCTCGGTCTCCCCGACTTCGGATGGGCGGGGCTGCTCTGGGCACTGTGGGTCGGATGCGGTCTGCGGTTCGCGGCCGACCGCTGGTTCCCCCAACACGAGGCCCGGACCGTGCTGGACGGTCTCGCAGCCATGCTGCACAACCTCGGAATGCTCGTCATCGCGGTGCAGGTCTGCTTCATCTACGCCACCGCCGGCTGGTACAAGATCCAGGGTTCGCGCTGGCAGGAGGGCAGCGCGCTGCACTACGCGCTGCACCTGGACCACTTCCGGCCCTGGCCCATGCTGTCCGATCTGCTGGCGGCCGGGATGATTCCGGTTGTCCTCCTCGCCTACGCGACAGTCGTGGTCCAGGTCGCCTTCCCCTTCACGCTCGCCTCCCGGAAGATCAAGAACACCCTGCTCGCAGTGATGATGGCCGAGCACGCCGGCATTGCGGTTGTCCTCGGGCTGCCATTCCTGTCCGCGGCGATGATTGTCTGCGACGCCCTGTTCCTGCCGACCGCGCTGCTGCTTTGGATCGACGCCCGTCTCAGCCGCAGAGGTCTTCGATCCGGGGGCGGCAGGAAGGTCCCGGCGGCCGTTCCTTCCATCCCGGAGGGCAGAAGGCCCGAGCCCGCGAAGGCACCGTCCGGCGCGACCCCGCCCTGA